Proteins from one Sabethes cyaneus chromosome 2, idSabCyanKW18_F2, whole genome shotgun sequence genomic window:
- the LOC128734373 gene encoding THO complex subunit 4 yields the protein MVDKIEMSLDDIIKSQRPQRGGNRGGVYRSGGSGGGPRPSRARNGTSGGGGFRSNRGPSGGGGGVLKGRNRGGIQRSKYARGDVNSAWKHDMYEGARKSRLLAAAGLGIGGPGGLGSTKLMVSNLDFGVSESDINELFADFGPLKSASVHYDRSGRSLGTADVVFERRADAIKAMKQYNGVPLDGRPMSIQLATSDIPSPRAPRLGGGSSLARSPRRPVSSGPSRGSNQTNRRGGGGASGGPRRQQRETKTAEELDAELDAYTKDMK from the exons ATGGTGGACAAAATCGAAATGAGTCTGGATGATATCATCAAGTCGCAGCGACCGCAGCGCGGCGGTAATCGTGGAGGAGTCTATCGTTCCGGCGGCAGCGGTGGCGGACCAAGGCCAAGCCGTGCACGTAATGGAACATCCGGCGGCGGAGGTTTCCGTTCGAATCGCGGTCCTTCAGGTGGTGGCGGTGGTGTCCTAAAGGGGCGCAACCGAGGCGGAATTCAACGTTCGAAATACGCACGG GGCGACGTAAACAGCGCTTGGAAGCATGACATGTACGAAGGAGCTCGCAAGAGTCGCCTTTTGGCGGCAGCCGGGCTTGGAATCGGAGGACCTGGCGGACTGGGCAGCACCAAGCTGATGGTATCAAACCTGGACTTCGGCGTATCAGAGTCTGACATAAACGAGCTGTTTGCGGATTTTGGACCATTGAAAAGTGCATCAGTGCATTATGACCGATCCGGAAGATCACTag gtaCAGCAGATGTTGTGTTCGAACGTCGGGCTGACGCAATAAAAGCAATGAAACAGTACAATGGAGTTCCGTTGGATGGACGGCCGATGAGCATACAACTAGCGACCTCGGATATCCCATCTCCTCGTGCACCTCGGCTGGGTGGCGGAAGTTCTTTGGCTCGTTCCCCACGTAGACCGGTTAGCAGTGGACCGTCTAGAG GAAGCAACCAAACGAATCGTCGAGGTGGTGGCGGTGCAAGTGGTGGACCCCGTCGGCAGCAACGGGAAACCAAGACAGCGGAGGAATTGGATGCTGAACTAGATGCGTACACTAAGGATATGAAGTGA
- the LOC128735799 gene encoding ester hydrolase C11orf54 homolog, with amino-acid sequence MASIDTTILPFEEKPLHTPPLEEIRNVLETSLTSNFEHVKVEVVNCPNLMEEPFHLAGRGLNGSPTLVELGGPPYLLPNVDYTKLYDLVSVSQRALNDTKKEFLAIGAGAGPYPLINSNCEGMFNLKVNANGHVISESHLARVTPDRKKPILVKIPSSETRCALLGNIFLSEGKSGKVLKVSCKKRTGPKDFIASIRTALEHHYNNQTVGLGGVFLLKNGKAKQHVMSPFSETPIYTEDELNTWLNFFDMSATLIAVGTLVTNECDLDLRLQHFHSFSRHGEGGHYHIDTTPDVVEYEGYFNVGEKIVRVDKPINTHKFGRD; translated from the exons ATGGCCAGCATCGATACAACAATCCTGCCTTTCGAAGAGAAACCACTGCATACACCGCCTTTGGAAGAAATTCGCAATg TGCTTGAGACCAGTTTGACATCCAATTTCGAACATGTAAAAGTGGAAGTTGTGAACTGCCCAAACCTGATGGAGGAACCATTTCACCTAGCTGGCCGAG GTCTTAATGGAAGCCCGACACTGGTAGAACTTGGTGGGCCTCCATATTTGCTACCTAATGTGGACTACACCAAGCTGTACGATCTGGTGTCTGTATCGCAACGGGCTTTAAATGATACGAAAAAAGAGTTCCTCGCTATCGGTGCAGGAGCCGGCCCATATCCACTGATAAACTCCAACTGCGAAGGTATGTTCAACCTCAAGGTGAACGCCAACGGTCACGTGATCAGTGAAAGTCATCTGGCGAGGGTAACACCCGATCGCAAAAAACCTATACTGGTGAAAATTCCAAGCAGCGAGACCCGATGCGCGCTGTTAGGAAACATTTTTCTCTCGGAAGGTAAATCAGGAAAAGTACTGAAGGTTAGCTGCAAGAAGCGCACAGGTCCTAAAGATTTCATTGCAAGCATTCGTACTGCACTCGAGCACCATTACAATAACCAGACAGTCGGATTGGGCGGTGTGTTTCTGCTGAAGAATGGCAAAGCCAAACAACATGTGATGTCAccattttcggaaactccgattTACACCGAAGACGAACTGAACACCTGGCTCAACTTCTTCGACATGTCAGCAACACTGATAGCCGTTGGCACCTTAGTAACGAATGAGTGTGACCTTGATCTGCGGTTGCAGCATTTTCACAGCTTCTCGCGGCACGGCGAAGGCGGCCATTATCATATCGATACCACACCGGATGTGGTTGAATACGAGGGATACTTTAACGTGGGGGAGAAAATTGTACGGGTCGATAAGCCAATCAATACCCACAAGTTTGGAAGAgattga
- the LOC128734325 gene encoding uncharacterized protein LOC128734325, with translation MPCESCHIQFGLITRKKSCYECRRLFCRSCLEKRQEKILCHNCVIFTKRPLTKVDLGQLKVKDLIFYLQSKHISTSGCVEKEDLINLIIAHVNSRASSPRSPAGSAGSGNGGIFNFSSASSAGDSSGGVGGGRRNQSGASRYGNFYAAGADNCASTFDQLKSTCQNLFTSITEKLSTDLSKPGFTNTNAEENTRPNNEPEINVFQQPRFGNNDVYQINSPQTSDENGGSTSLRPNTTTQGDIIHNGRNFSPTDGITGESSGVTSGADSSGGTSSVSSPDRQNKSTGIRLESLNLSLSARIESILASNDNQNGCECSDEEDEDEARGTPRRKESRKATSEDSLMPEAGPSHIIAADRKSVPQSKSDTPSSSFDEINLDGERCTAAEQVINAATDTENWQIVINPESSAATTGIEIDENVNVNKSLERIEEEDDCDVVPCSSRQILRRRSDSCLLNRTDVKSRCQTVPESDTEAHSSQNQNAVFTAINTNKCFRCGKRRSGIRKQLKKFRKQLETATAGSEAIKRQQLEAFLSYLERRSKGSVELSDSESITEEASISLAELDPVEGDSSSGSAQRTGDRSSSQLTDENRLHSGYPRADGDELESTHVYSAGNQELANKSHIKLSDIKESADLDILSVKQLKEILMLNRVDFKGCCEKPELRERVLRLWRDYKSIPSIEKLPSDDLCKICMDAPIECVILECGHMTTCTACGKVLSECPICRQYIVRVVRFFRA, from the exons ATGCCGTGCGAAAGTTGCCACATACAGTTCGGATTGATTACGCGCAAAAAATCATGCTATGAATGTCGCCGACTGTTTTGCAGAAGCTGCCTCGAAAAGCGGCAGGAAAAAATCCTATGCCACAATTGTGTAATTTTTACAAAGCGTCCCCTGACCAAAGTGGACCTTGGTCAGCTTAAGGTAAAAGATTTGATTTTTTACCTTCAGTCGAAGCACATCTCGACCTCGGGTTGCGTCGAGAAAGAGGACCTAATTAATCTGATCATTGCTCATGTCAATTCCCGAGCAAGCAGTCCTCGAAGCCCAGCTGGTAGTGCGGGAAGTGGAAACGGAGGAATCTTTAACTTCAGTTCAGCGTCATCTGCTGGAGACAGCAGTGGGGGTGTTGGAGGCGGTAGGAGAAATCAATCAGGCGCCTCTAGATATGGAAATTTCTATGCTGCTGGTGCGGATAATTGCGCAAGTACTTTCGATCAACTCAAGAGTACATGTCAAAATTTATTTACGTCTATTACGGAAAAACTAAGCACTG ATTTGTCAAAACCTGGCTTTACCAACACAAACGCAGAGGAAAATACACGACCAAATAATGAACCGGAAATCAATGTATTTCAGCAGCCACGCTTTGGAAATAACGATGTGTATCAGATAAATTCTCCTCAAACAAGTGAtgaaaacggaggttctacgagttTAAGGCCGAATACAACGACACAAGGTGATATAATCCACAATGGAAGAaatttttctccaactgatggcATAACGGGAGAAAGCAGTGGAGTAACTAGTGGTGCTGATTCCAGTGGTGGCACTTCATCTGTTTCCTCTCCCGATCGGCAAAATAAATCTACTGGCATCCGATTGGAAAGCCTTAATCTATCGCTTAGCGCTCGCATAGAGAGCATACTGGCATCGAACGATAATCAAAATGGATGTGAATGCTCAGATGAAGAAGATGAGGATGAAGCGAGGGGAACTCCAAGGCGGAAAGAGTCAAGAAAAGCAACATCAGAGGACAGCCTTATGCCGGAAGCCGGGCCTAGTCATATTATAGCAGCTGATCGCAAGTCAGTTCCACAGTCGAAATCCGATACGCCTTCTTCTTCATTTGATGAAATAAACCTAGATGGTGAACGATGCACGGCCGCGGAACAAGTAATTAATGCCGCAACTGACACAGAAAACTGGCAAATTGTAATTAACCCAGAGTCCTCCGCTGCAACGACTGGTATCGAGATAGACGAAAATGTTAATGTAAACAAATCTTTAGAAAGAATAGAGGAGGAAGATGATTGCGATGTTGTTCCTTGCTCTAGCCGCCAAATTTTAAGACGACGCTCTGACAGCTGCTTGCTGAATCGAACTGACGTTAAATCCCGATGTCAAACAGTTCCTGAGTCCGACACGGAGGCACATTCTAGTCAAAATCAAAATGCAGTTTTTACTGCCATTAACACCAATAAGTGCTTTAGGTGCGGTAAGCGACGCAGCGGAATTCGAAAACAATTGAAAAAGTTCCGCAAACAGTTGGAAACGGCAACAGCTGGGTCCGAAGCCATCAAGCGGCAACAGCTAGAAGCGTTTCTTAGCTATTTAGAGCGGCGAAGTAAAGGGTCAGTCGAGTTATCAGACAGTGAATCTATAACGGAGGAAGCCAGTATCAGTTTAGCAGAGCTAGATCCGGTGGAAGGCGATAGCAGTTCCGGTTCGGCACAGAGAACAGGAGACAGGTCCAGCTCTCAGTTGACTGATGAAAATCGGCTACATTCCGGCTATCCGCGGGCggatggcgacgaactagaaagcACTCATGTATACTCCGCCGGTAATCAAGAGCTGGCCAACAAGAGCCACATCAAGTTGAGTGATATCAAAGAGAG TGCTGACCTGGATATCCTGTCGGTGAAGCAACTAAAAGAGATTCTTATGCTGAATCGTGTTGACTTTAAAGGCTGCTGTGAAAAACCTGAGCTTCGTGAACGTGTTCTTCGTCTTTGGCGAGATTATAAATCCATTCCAT CAATCGAAAAATTACCCTCAGATGACTTGTGTAAAATCTGTATGGATGCACCAATTGAATGCGTTATATTGGAATGCGGTCACATGACTACGTGCACGGCCTGTGGTAAAGTACTAAGCGAATGTCCTATTTGTCGGCAGTATATTGTGCGAGTGGTTCGATTTTTCCGTGCGTag